From the Bdellovibrio reynosensis genome, one window contains:
- the hpf gene encoding ribosome hibernation-promoting factor, HPF/YfiA family, with amino-acid sequence MKLNYTFKHLDHSGSLVNYTSEKMDEVSRFLLKEGYGNVYFSKQNHEFCVEISVNTKEKYFKATAYASDIYAAVDSVSDKLEKQFLKISKQYKNHKKPELSKDVRFEPVRWKKAA; translated from the coding sequence ATGAAACTCAACTATACCTTTAAGCATTTGGATCATTCAGGTTCGCTAGTAAACTACACCAGCGAAAAGATGGATGAGGTCAGTCGCTTCCTGCTTAAAGAGGGTTACGGCAACGTGTATTTTTCTAAGCAGAATCACGAGTTCTGTGTCGAGATTTCCGTGAATACTAAAGAGAAGTACTTTAAAGCCACCGCCTACGCGTCAGATATCTATGCAGCAGTGGATTCTGTTTCAGATAAACTTGAAAAACAGTTTTTGAAGATCAGCAAGCAGTACAAAAATCATAAAAAGCCGGAGTTATCGAAGGATGTACGCTTCGAACCGGTGCGCTGGAAAAAAGCAGCGTAA